Sequence from the Phaeodactylum tricornutum CCAP 1055/1 chromosome 4, whole genome shotgun sequence genome:
AGAGATGTCAGGAAGTCCGTCAGATATGCCCTTTGGAGTTACAAGTGCATCCAACCACATCAATGATGGGTCAGTGATTGTCAATCATGGACTGATCAAGGACCAATCACCATGGCATTCTTCTAAAAGATGTATCTCAAGCTACATAAGATCTTGTTTAACACATTTGTTCTAAGACACTTAACAAATAGAAAAGATTTTTGTTAGTTTGGAATATCTACAAAAGTACATATGTAAAGGCCTTGTGTTGAGTAAAAAATCAGATGGGATGACAACATTACATTCAAAGTCAACACTATCTGCTACAGTAAGATATCTTTCTCCACCAGAAGGAGGTGGAGACAACATGTACATGGAAGAGTTGATTCCAAATCAACGCGTCATGGATCCTTGAGTTGACAAAGCAACGGTAGCACTCAAGGGTCTCTTGGGCATTGGCAGAGGTACAACCCTTCCAACAGCCACCCACCGTCAGGAGGCAGCAACCCAACCGGCGGAACCGCAAAACTTTGCCTGGTTGGCCTTTCAGTCCAGTCCGGACGCCAGCAAACTCCCCATTCCCGCCGGAAAATGCGCATTTTGGGGATGCGGAATCATCGTCACCCACCCTCCTCCAATTAACTTTGTCCTACACCAATGCCGCAAGGATGGTAGCAGAGAAGTCGGAAAGAGAAGTAGAACCGGGACCCCAGACGTTGCGTTGTAAAGGCAACTTGCCAAACCCGCCCGACCTTGCGAAAACAGTTGTTGAACATCAAGCAATGGACATTCCTCTCAAACCTTTGTCCACGCAAACAACCACGGAAGCCACCACAAACGTACCCAGCACTCCGACCGTACAGGCAGACAAGGATCCGCCTGTTTCCAAAACCGGCATCAATCTTGCCGCCCTCGCTTCTGTCACGTCCCCGCCGACAATCTCTGTATGGTCTCCCGCTCTGCAGTCGCCTCCGCATCCGTCTCCCATACAGCAGCATCCCCACCAACCGCCCTTGCCTTTTCATACGCCCCCACATCCCCAGTCACATCCGCAACCACCTGCACATGCACTGGCACATCCACACAACCCACACTGGTTGCGGTACCCACCACACCCACACTACGGTGGTCCGCAGTGTTTGCCCCCCTTTGATCCATCAGGATTTGGTACCATTCAAGTTCAAGTCCCGCCTGTCATACTGCCGGGGCCGGCAAATAGCGGCAAGTCTCCAACTCTGTTGTTTGACATTGGACCCAGTTGCTTTTTGGTACAAATGTGCAGTGTAGGCTTTCAACATGAGAGCAGCAAAAGAGTGGAGGAGGACCTCTAACTTGCCACTTCTTCATATCGGAAATACCAATCATCAAATGCTAAGCTTGGGAATCTCACAGGAATCAAGATTGGCCCTGTTAATGCAGTCAGCTCCAACAAAGGAAAGAGAGACAAAGTGACAAAAAGGGGAGGAGACACAGTGCATACTGTCAAACAGGTTCCCCAGGGTCCGTACCGCTATGGTTGCTCTCAACCTTAGAGCATGCAAGAACAGCACAGCACCCTTATTAAATGGTTTTTGTCCACGTTGCAAGACTCTTGATACACATACCGCTCATATCCCCATCATCCGAAGCCCAAATCATTGAACAAGTTACTTCAAATGCCAAATGATCTCTTTTTGTATCGCTTGGCCAAAATGCACTCGAAAAGGTCGACGTGCCGGCATGCCCTCTAGAGTGAACGTTTGAATCGAGTCAGATTTCGATGAGTCTTATATTCTACGTCACGGTGATTTCCCTGGTCTCCCatggaaaacgcaagtgtgagccaatccgatgggtgcggcgtttacgtgtcacgtgtggagtttgtcggccttattgcgcaaattccCCGTATTCGCGTTACATACGGAAGTCATTCGTATCCTGGAGTcatgaatacaggatacatacaaatggcagttaggaaaagacacaaaaccagtctcacgaatcacatgacaagtaaggagcaagattcattactcaccatgggattctgtatgggatttatatttacaggttttatgcacatgtgggaagattcaagattagctatgtttttggtaagactgttcactggattgaacagactttgcaagattgactagtttatagaatgtaatcttcttctcattgttttagaaattctttgatccaaatattgcgtaatagcataggtcctcgtatccgctgtctaacccgtggggagcgtcgtcagcgagtgagtttaacagtccctaggttcgcttaggtgtatcacaggtcgttcgtcataacgcccaacctgtgtttaccacgcactgtcaaacagcgttactatcctacgtacgtacattggttgtactacgtgAGAAAGAATCTACATCCTTTTCTACACCATTGTTTTTCGAATTCCGGTGCCCAAAGCTCAAGACTTTTTAAGCCTCTGCATGTGTAACCATCACCAGTTTTCGGAGCAAAGCAGATGCCGCCGTCAGCAACATTGTCATCTCTGCTGTCCCTTAGCATAATGCCTGGGGTATCAACAACATTAATCTCGGCTTTTGCGGCGCCTTTTGGCGCAATCTTTACAAACTGTCCTAACGGCTCAAGTGCAATGACATGCGGTTCGCCGTACAACCAATTCTGTGTCTTTCGTGCATTCCGCCGCCGTGGATTGTCCTCATCTTAATACAGCAGCAATAAGGTCAAGCGCAAACACCGCTCCGAATACGGCATTGGGCCTCAAAGGCTGTCAGCAAGTCCCATATCACCACCATCAAATCATCCTCCGCTCAACCCGAAGCCTCGAATCCGTACGGTGGATACTCGGAAAGGACCCGTCCTAGTTTTATTTTGGCCACGGCCATACTGACGGCGGTGGTTTCGGCAACGTTGGTAACGCCAGTGTCTGCTCTGTCGGGGACTGCGACTAGCAAGCCTTGGTGgtgttacgtagtacaaccaatgtagGTACAAGGAACAGGAAAACgcagtgtcaacaatacTGGGTAAACACAagttgggcgttattacgaacgaccaGCGATACATCTAATGTAAGTGAAATTggggactgtaaaactcaacttgcttccgacactccccacgggttggacagcggatacgaggacctatgctaacgcaatatttggatcaatgactttctaaaacaatgagaggaagattattctactactagtccatgagaattggtCTGTCCATACAAAtgaaagacctcttaccatgtgccagataatcttactcccacatagagtaataTCTCTCCTAGGTATAAAAGTCACACAGAACCACTTGGTGAGTAACCAATCCTGCTTGTCACTCTCCTTGTagtttgtgggactgtgtTCTATTCTCCATCCTTTAGTTCAACTCCCGTGGCTTCCGATACGGGACAACCCTGATCATACAGCGTATACATCGGGTCATACAATATGGCCAacataaaggaaacaatccCAACACGATTCCcaccttgactcacacttccaTAGACAGTGTTAGGCGTCTCTTGTCCCAgagacatgtcgccttggtgtatattgtgacagGTGGACCAAAACGCTCTCGAAATGGCCGCCTTCCGCCGATTCCGATTGGTGGCCAAGATTTCCGGGGCGGAACAATTGGAAGATGATGCCGCTCGGCGTCGGGAACAGATTCTTTTACCACCAACACCTACTGATGCCAATAAATGAGAAATATACTCTACACGATCATAGACAAATATAAAGGATAAGATGCTAAatggttgtgttacttaagaggtacttcgcgctcgaaaaatattacttagaaaATCTCGGTTGGCCGgaataggggaattgcggcctagaggcgtcgcccggatagAGAAATTCCTCTAGATTTTTTTCTAATTGTATCTGCTGTAAACAGTTAAGATGATGAACCACAGCAAATGGATTTAAAGTTAATTGAAAATATAACTTAAATAGTATTTCTACCGAAAATAAAACACTTATTTGTTTGTTCCCAAATAGGGTAATTTTCACCCTGCTCGTCCCATATTGTGATTTTTCTCTAACTATGGCTGTAAGAGTAGAATACTTCGTAATCGTTTTCTGCTGTCGAGTAGGTATTTTCGTCCGCTCTTTCGTTTCACGATCCGGAATACGAATGACCTTCCCTCGCTGTCATTACAACATATTCGAGTATGACAAGGAGACTCTGACACTGCAAAACATGGTATTTTGATTTGTTTGTGGAGCATTTCCTTAGCGATAGGGCTGTTAGACGACTCTTTGTCTTGCTGGAAAATGAAAACTTTGCGATCAATTTTCATTTTCCTTTTGGGTATCATCACTATCTTCACATTACGCCCGTCTGTAACATCATTATTCATCAGCAACAAATTTGACAGCTTGGAGTTCAGATTGGATTTGGCCGATCCATCAGAAGTGAATATTACGGCCAATAGCCTTGATGCTCTTGCGTCTGATACGAGGCCGCGCAATCTCAATCTAGCCATGGTCGGGGACAGCGTCACACGCTTTCAATATATCAGCTTGATATATTTTCTCTCGACAGGCTACTGGATCGACGATCGGGAAAGACCTGACCTCTTAAAACCGAGGATGCGATCATCATGGAACGACTGGTTGAACTACTCCAATACCCTCTTTAGTCCGCACGAACAGTGTGATTGCTTTCGCTTTGACAACTACAGGTCCATCGGTAAGCGCTACTTGACTGACACAATAATAGAAAATCGGTACTTTCAAGACAATCGCAACAATTCTGTCATCATgattgtcaagtttggatcAGCAAGAGTCCACGGTTTCTACACGTGGGAGCGTGTCAACCGGCGGGAAGTGAGGATGCTACAAATTACAAATAGAAGTCAGCAATTTCCACCACATGCCTGGGATTACAATTGGACGGATCTCAT
This genomic interval carries:
- a CDS encoding predicted protein; this translates as MYMEELIPNQRPPTVRRQQPNRRNRKTLPGWPFSPVRTPANSPFPPENAHFGDAESSSPTLLQLTLSYTNAARMVAEKSEREVEPGPQTLRCKGNLPNPPDLAKTVVEHQAMDIPLKPLSTQTTTEATTNVPSTPTVQADKDPPVSKTGINLAALASVTSPPTISVWSPALQSPPHPSPIQQHPHQPPLPFHTPPHPQSHPQPPAHALAHPHNPHWLRYPPHPHYGGPQCLPPFDPSGFGTIQVQVPPVILPGPANSGKSPTLLFDIGPSCFLVQMCSVGFQHESSKRVEEDL
- a CDS encoding predicted protein encodes the protein MKTLRSIFIFLLGIITIFTLRPSVTSLFISNKFDSLEFRLDLADPSEVNITANSLDALASDTRPRNLNLAMVGDSVTRFQYISLIYFLSTGYWIDDRERPDLLKPRMRSSWNDWLNYSNTLFSPHEQCDCFRFDNYRSIENRYFQDNRNNSVIMIVKFGSARVHGFYTWERVNRREVRMLQITNRSQQFPPHAWDYNWTDLIQQHIAKLAPKPEFLVFNAGIHRHNLGSPMVQQEIQTALRQHSIIGIFKTTSFPKAVRTFQKHPVDEALCGGVFPNCVNLDWTFNVSDSHYIDKHHFDSPVNTLMNQQLLEYIGGLQKGAYGSVSYLTKTPVLSPVISVREQYGMFSNSTTA